One window from the genome of Leptospira broomii serovar Hurstbridge str. 5399 encodes:
- a CDS encoding efflux RND transporter periplasmic adaptor subunit produces the protein MKRIILSVLLIAFVVSGSYFLYKKFSKSKSKSPLMEASDSSEIGSGSVTLDKEQSELFHITTLRIEKRQFQRTISLIGEVAPVPDRIIEVPARVAGRIVTVKFVEGSQVSKGQLLAVLDSPDLARLRSAYNSAKTRHSAASQNVDRVRNLVSMKLAAKQEEIDAEANLKVIAADLKASEENLRANGLEPSDETTGKYYIYAPIAGIVLNRNALPGAMIPGTQNLATIGNISELWFMAKIFEADLSKVAEGDKAGVILNSYPDLLFEGVLEHIGEQVDIASRTVHARLVFKNKDRKAKIGLFGTAKVVTDTGNGILVPESSIFKISNSDYVFVRKDTYNYIPKIVNVANSEGGMVEILDGLSEGEDVVTQGVFELKSLLLKSSFGEEG, from the coding sequence ATGAAACGCATCATTCTATCAGTGCTGCTTATCGCGTTCGTCGTAAGCGGTTCATATTTTCTATATAAGAAGTTTTCAAAGTCCAAATCGAAATCACCTCTTATGGAAGCGTCGGATTCTTCCGAAATCGGGTCCGGATCAGTAACTTTAGATAAGGAACAATCGGAACTTTTCCATATTACGACTTTGCGGATCGAAAAGAGACAGTTTCAAAGAACGATTTCTCTAATAGGAGAAGTCGCCCCTGTTCCTGATCGTATTATCGAAGTCCCTGCCAGGGTCGCGGGTCGGATCGTAACAGTTAAATTTGTGGAGGGTTCGCAGGTTTCCAAAGGACAATTGCTAGCAGTTTTGGATTCTCCTGATTTAGCAAGACTTCGATCCGCATATAATTCCGCTAAAACTCGACATTCTGCGGCGTCTCAAAACGTAGACCGGGTTCGCAATCTAGTCTCGATGAAACTTGCGGCAAAGCAGGAGGAAATCGATGCAGAGGCGAATTTAAAAGTCATAGCCGCCGACTTAAAAGCTTCGGAGGAAAATCTTCGGGCAAACGGCCTCGAGCCGAGCGATGAGACGACCGGTAAATACTACATCTATGCTCCTATCGCCGGAATCGTTTTGAATAGAAACGCCTTGCCGGGTGCAATGATTCCAGGGACCCAGAATTTAGCGACGATCGGGAATATATCCGAGCTTTGGTTTATGGCTAAGATCTTCGAGGCGGATTTAAGCAAGGTAGCCGAAGGCGATAAGGCGGGCGTGATTCTCAATTCCTATCCCGATCTTTTATTCGAAGGAGTATTGGAACATATAGGGGAACAGGTGGATATCGCTTCTCGAACCGTTCATGCCAGATTAGTTTTTAAGAATAAAGATAGAAAAGCTAAGATCGGCCTCTTCGGAACCGCGAAAGTCGTGACGGATACCGGAAACGGGATCTTAGTTCCGGAAAGTTCTATATTCAAAATAAGTAATTCCGATTACGTGTTCGTAAGAAAGGATACTTATAACTATATTCCGAAAATCGTAAATGTAGCGAATTCGGAAGGCGGAATGGTCGAGATTTTGGACGGGCTTAGCGAGGGAGAAGATGTCGTGACTCAAGGAGTCTTCGAATTAAAGTCTCTTCTCCTAAAATCCTCGTTCGGCGAGGAGGGATAA
- a CDS encoding DMT family transporter, with amino-acid sequence MNLFIPIIFALLSGIAMSMQPGINSILGKSVQSPWLASTISFFVGTLALFLFVLFLGETKSASFLSDAISKSPWWIWTGGLLGVLVVTSALVFAPKLGATSWIALFLVGQVTMSVVLERFGILGFPEKPISIAKIIGLSLLVLGAWLVKKDS; translated from the coding sequence ATGAACCTATTTATTCCGATTATCTTCGCACTTTTGTCCGGAATCGCAATGTCGATGCAACCAGGCATCAATTCCATATTGGGAAAAAGCGTTCAGAGTCCTTGGTTGGCCTCTACGATTTCATTTTTCGTGGGAACTCTCGCATTATTCTTATTTGTTTTATTCTTGGGGGAAACCAAATCAGCGTCTTTTCTTTCCGACGCGATTAGCAAAAGTCCCTGGTGGATTTGGACCGGAGGATTGTTGGGGGTACTCGTAGTAACCTCCGCGTTGGTCTTCGCCCCTAAGTTAGGAGCAACGAGTTGGATTGCCCTTTTTCTAGTCGGACAGGTCACCATGTCGGTCGTTCTGGAACGGTTCGGTATCCTAGGTTTTCCTGAAAAACCGATTTCTATCGCCAAAATCATCGGATTGAGTCTTTTGGTCTTAGGGGCCTGGCTCGTAAAGAAGGACAGTTAA
- a CDS encoding winged helix-turn-helix transcriptional regulator — translation MQIVFGEGMSVYQKSLCPINLALEVFGDRWSLLIVRDLMFAGKRHFREFLQSQEGISSNILAERLGKLVEGGILSKTEDPSHKQKAIYRLTPMGIDLLPVLAQIGIWGRKNLPVTKESGATAGTLETGGPKLWKRLMSDLRKDMSNP, via the coding sequence ATGCAAATAGTTTTTGGGGAAGGTATGTCAGTTTATCAAAAATCGTTATGTCCGATCAATCTCGCATTAGAGGTTTTCGGAGACAGGTGGAGTCTTTTGATCGTTAGGGATCTAATGTTTGCGGGAAAACGCCATTTCAGAGAGTTTCTACAATCCCAAGAAGGTATCTCATCGAATATCCTCGCCGAACGATTGGGTAAACTCGTCGAAGGCGGAATACTATCTAAGACGGAAGACCCGAGTCACAAGCAGAAGGCGATTTATAGATTAACGCCGATGGGCATTGACCTTCTTCCGGTTCTCGCGCAAATTGGCATATGGGGTCGTAAAAACCTACCTGTGACCAAAGAGAGCGGAGCGACGGCAGGCACTCTTGAAACGGGGGGACCGAAATTATGGAAAAGGCTCATGTCGGATTTGCGCAAAGACATGTCAAATCCCTAA
- a CDS encoding dihydrofolate reductase family protein, with protein MRKIILQMQMSVDGCVSAADSSLDWQIWNWGDDWNWDDRLKKDFNTIFESIDCILLSRKMIEQGYLNHWGNAARNFPVNPHYAFAKKIVDANKVVPTNKLKNSKWDRTEIVNGNLIEEVRDLKLRPGGNIITFGGVSFGSSLAKAGLIDEFQFFVNPTVVGQGLSLFNNLNESLNLKLIRSVGYDCGIVLNRYAPETLYRDDI; from the coding sequence ATGAGAAAAATTATATTACAGATGCAAATGTCCGTAGATGGATGCGTTTCCGCGGCGGATAGCAGTCTCGATTGGCAGATCTGGAATTGGGGCGACGACTGGAACTGGGATGATCGACTCAAAAAGGACTTCAATACGATCTTTGAATCCATCGACTGTATTCTATTAAGTCGCAAGATGATAGAACAAGGTTATCTAAACCATTGGGGAAATGCCGCTAGAAATTTTCCGGTTAATCCGCATTATGCGTTCGCTAAAAAGATAGTCGACGCGAATAAGGTGGTGCCGACCAATAAACTCAAAAATTCCAAATGGGATCGCACTGAAATCGTAAACGGCAATTTAATCGAAGAAGTCAGAGACTTAAAACTTCGGCCCGGAGGAAACATCATTACGTTCGGAGGCGTAAGCTTTGGCTCCTCTCTCGCGAAGGCAGGATTGATCGATGAATTTCAATTCTTTGTGAACCCAACTGTCGTGGGCCAGGGACTTTCATTATTCAATAATTTGAATGAATCTTTAAACCTCAAGTTGATACGATCCGTCGGATATGATTGTGGAATAGTCCTGAACAGATACGCACCGGAAACGTTATATCGGGACGATATTTAA
- a CDS encoding TolC family protein has protein sequence MRIFILWLLCVVMSGSVYSQEVSRSSNSSCAGRMDLRRITICVLEASPEYRTEQLKLKEISGRKLIASYLFPSNPVASAYLAHRKGTTSEGGPLGTGPAPIATNYQTLVTQEIYVGGKREKAQQVADEEYKVQAGRLEAVRRNMLSRTISATLRYSGFKREFEGTKQLYEVAKDLRDLSAARANEGVAPAMDVDVARAEELRLWKLLKQAERKMDSAKGELLILLNLNPDASLELEITGIALKELPNDVVSLVKIALANRPEIGVSENEIILAARRLEQTRLQRIPNLTIGGFIQSDGFNEKVAGAQVSLPLTLWRTYEGEIRSASSVKEQAQENARIQERNVRMEIVNAVSSYLALRTEIEQYDASYLRDLDKDLDLLKEALRTGRIKVVDALNSQRILTGAKLNFILSRTEYALAQVELVRAIGLSFEDNIQEIK, from the coding sequence ATGCGCATATTTATTTTATGGCTTCTCTGCGTCGTCATGTCGGGAAGCGTTTATTCACAGGAGGTTTCTCGATCGAGCAACTCGTCCTGTGCGGGTAGGATGGACCTGCGACGTATTACTATTTGCGTCTTAGAGGCTAGTCCCGAATACCGAACCGAACAACTAAAACTGAAAGAAATTTCCGGAAGAAAATTGATCGCCTCCTATTTATTCCCGTCCAATCCGGTGGCCAGCGCCTATCTAGCCCATCGGAAGGGAACTACGTCGGAAGGAGGTCCACTCGGAACCGGACCGGCGCCGATCGCTACGAATTACCAAACTTTGGTGACTCAAGAAATTTATGTCGGCGGTAAAAGAGAAAAGGCACAGCAGGTCGCCGACGAGGAATATAAAGTACAAGCCGGCAGGTTGGAAGCAGTACGGAGAAATATGCTTTCTCGGACTATATCGGCAACATTACGATACTCCGGCTTTAAGAGGGAGTTCGAGGGGACAAAGCAACTGTACGAAGTCGCGAAAGATTTACGCGATCTCTCCGCGGCAAGGGCAAACGAGGGAGTCGCTCCCGCAATGGACGTTGATGTCGCAAGAGCGGAGGAACTCCGTCTTTGGAAACTACTCAAGCAAGCGGAAAGAAAAATGGATTCGGCCAAGGGAGAACTTTTAATCCTGCTGAATTTAAATCCGGACGCCTCTCTTGAATTAGAAATTACGGGTATTGCGCTAAAGGAATTGCCGAACGATGTAGTCAGCTTGGTGAAGATCGCGCTTGCGAATCGACCCGAGATCGGAGTCTCAGAGAACGAAATCATTCTAGCAGCTAGACGTTTGGAGCAAACGAGGCTTCAAAGAATTCCCAATCTAACGATCGGAGGATTTATTCAATCCGACGGTTTCAACGAAAAAGTCGCAGGGGCGCAAGTGAGTCTACCGTTGACTCTTTGGAGAACCTATGAAGGAGAAATCCGAAGCGCCTCTTCCGTAAAAGAACAGGCACAGGAAAACGCAAGAATCCAAGAGAGAAACGTTCGAATGGAAATCGTTAATGCAGTATCTTCTTACTTGGCTCTCAGAACGGAGATAGAGCAGTACGATGCGAGTTATTTACGGGACCTTGATAAAGACTTGGATCTCTTGAAGGAAGCTCTCCGTACAGGAAGAATCAAAGTCGTCGATGCCTTAAATTCCCAAAGAATTTTGACCGGAGCAAAGCTGAACTTTATTCTCTCTCGAACCGAATACGCTCTCGCGCAGGTCGAATTGGTCCGCGCGATCGGACTTTCATTCGAGGACAATATCCAGGAAATCAAATAA
- a CDS encoding winged helix DNA-binding domain-containing protein: protein MNISMHRLYRQEISRTRFKKVEDVAAWMGALQAQDRMQAKLAIRVRGSGIQDSDIEAAILKKKIVRTWSLRGTLHFLFADDAHSILSLLGPRMIPRLASQHRKLELDSDIFKKSNAILSKILQNGKQLIRKELFAEFENKGISTKGIRGSHLLYQAALTGLICQGPMKDKQESFVLFGEWIPKRKDQNREEALGMLAKRYFTGHGPATIQDFIWWTGLALNEAKKGLAAVQSDLSKVRINNQDYWSSSFEFEKDILNRRIYLLPGFDEFLLGYEDRSFCIPVQFKSRVASNNGLFYPIILLDGQVIGTWKRILKKGASSIETNLFFPVDKTVASALENEIERYQDSYF, encoded by the coding sequence ATGAATATTTCCATGCATCGCCTCTATCGGCAGGAAATCTCCCGGACAAGATTCAAAAAAGTCGAGGATGTAGCTGCGTGGATGGGAGCATTGCAGGCGCAAGATCGTATGCAAGCGAAATTGGCGATCCGCGTACGAGGCTCGGGAATTCAGGACTCCGATATAGAAGCCGCGATTTTAAAAAAGAAAATCGTTCGGACATGGTCGCTGAGAGGAACGCTTCACTTTCTTTTTGCGGACGATGCCCATTCGATTCTGTCTCTATTGGGTCCACGAATGATCCCGAGGCTTGCAAGTCAGCATAGGAAGCTCGAATTAGATTCAGATATATTCAAAAAATCGAATGCAATTTTGTCAAAGATTTTACAAAACGGGAAACAATTGATTCGAAAGGAATTATTTGCCGAGTTCGAGAATAAGGGGATTTCTACGAAAGGAATTCGCGGTTCCCATCTCTTATACCAGGCGGCATTAACCGGTTTGATTTGCCAGGGTCCGATGAAGGATAAGCAAGAATCGTTTGTTTTGTTCGGAGAGTGGATTCCAAAACGAAAGGATCAGAATCGAGAAGAAGCATTGGGTATGCTAGCGAAGCGGTATTTTACCGGCCATGGTCCGGCTACGATTCAGGATTTTATTTGGTGGACCGGACTGGCTTTGAACGAAGCTAAGAAAGGCCTTGCCGCAGTTCAGTCCGATCTTTCTAAAGTTAGGATTAATAATCAGGATTATTGGTCGTCATCGTTCGAATTTGAAAAAGATATTTTGAATCGAAGGATTTATCTTCTTCCCGGTTTCGATGAATTCCTTTTGGGTTACGAGGATAGAAGTTTTTGTATACCCGTGCAATTCAAATCGCGTGTCGCCTCGAACAACGGCCTTTTTTATCCAATCATATTGCTGGATGGACAAGTTATCGGAACCTGGAAGCGCATCTTGAAAAAGGGGGCGAGTTCGATAGAAACGAATCTTTTTTTTCCTGTCGATAAAACCGTAGCCTCGGCACTCGAGAATGAGATCGAAAGATACCAAGATTCGTATTTTTGA
- a CDS encoding enoyl-CoA hydratase/isomerase family protein, with product MELKCLKVETKENILVVTLNRPEKNNALNIRIRDELEFVFNSNAGRNDIRALILAAEGRNFSSGYDLEEVVQTRLESFRHRILEYHYAIYSFPKPVITILKGFASAGGFDLALCGDYIISEKKALLFRPEIRFGAPPLLTTLARKVGPSKALALTLKGDPIRSSQLLSLGIVDEIFEGEDISEYALKVAAKISQWNLKLTKTLKSISNNYYMGDLYSNFRKEFDEFSIFLEDPEFFLRVQEYAKSVKQSA from the coding sequence ATGGAATTAAAATGCTTAAAGGTCGAAACTAAGGAGAATATTCTCGTAGTAACTTTGAATCGTCCAGAAAAGAATAATGCGCTTAACATTCGAATTCGGGACGAGCTGGAGTTCGTATTCAATTCAAATGCCGGGAGAAATGACATTAGAGCCCTTATTCTGGCGGCAGAAGGTAGAAATTTTTCCAGCGGATACGATTTGGAGGAAGTGGTTCAGACCCGATTGGAATCCTTTCGTCATAGAATTTTAGAATATCATTATGCGATTTATAGTTTTCCCAAACCGGTAATTACGATTTTAAAAGGTTTCGCGTCGGCGGGCGGTTTTGATCTCGCTCTCTGCGGCGATTACATCATTTCTGAAAAGAAAGCATTATTATTTCGTCCGGAAATACGCTTCGGCGCGCCTCCACTCCTAACTACTTTGGCTCGAAAGGTAGGTCCGTCGAAGGCCCTCGCTTTGACTTTAAAAGGTGATCCGATTCGATCGTCTCAATTACTTTCTTTGGGGATCGTGGACGAAATATTCGAGGGCGAGGATATTTCGGAATACGCTTTGAAAGTCGCTGCAAAAATTTCCCAATGGAATCTAAAACTAACGAAAACCTTGAAGAGTATTTCAAATAATTATTATATGGGAGATTTATATTCGAATTTCAGAAAGGAGTTCGACGAGTTCTCGATATTTTTGGAGGATCCCGAATTCTTTTTAAGAGTGCAAGAATACGCGAAGTCGGTTAAACAAAGCGCTTAA
- a CDS encoding sensor histidine kinase, translated as MRPFLPITLLLSLAILGCSTADSDVAYSPKAVLGVLDLRGWNPETHPLISLDGVWEFSDGLIDTYDHDPNRTRGYLRVPDSWNRFRTLDKEHGGEGTGTYDLKILLDRPIPNLALQINDVSTAYRIFANGKLLLENGKVGLRKEEMVPSYKHPIVFLPEGPTELSIRFQVSNFYHVTGGLRKSIQIGRIRSIFESKKSEASLGWLVFGSTFLMGLYHLILYLMRRIDRSALWFGLFCVDVSVRTFFTGSVFIYESLPDEYWTYIHKVDILSFIIAIPLFSYFLGSVFPKEFHLYALRGIFLISLLFAGIVMILPSAKYMWWIRIFQAIVILLTPYLIYTMIMTLLRKREGALLFLLGGFILFLTTFNDIFTQALWIKSGYLANWGLLAFLFSQTTMLSIRFSNAFVRLEELQKSLELKVVERTKELRDAKRVAEEANALKDTFISLVTHDLRSPLANIIGVLQLIRSEYDSMDDRSIMDWLERIEKISTQSLEMISTLLDLNRLRSGSFPLDNVPIDLNPEIEQVLSKFWSQAKFKNITIENKIPENAEMVMDKTLLAAIFANLVSNAIKFCRDGGRIEIEFSRKPDSTEFIVRDTGVGIPEDMIPHLFSTDSKSTRYGTRNEVGTGLGLSLVYSIIQAYHGKISVQSDLEIGTTFTFSIPQSSLNA; from the coding sequence ATGCGGCCGTTCCTCCCTATAACTTTACTTCTTTCTTTAGCGATTCTCGGCTGCTCCACCGCGGACTCGGATGTCGCTTATTCACCGAAAGCAGTTCTGGGAGTTTTGGATTTAAGGGGCTGGAATCCGGAAACTCATCCTTTAATTTCCTTAGACGGGGTTTGGGAATTTTCGGATGGACTGATTGATACGTATGATCACGATCCGAATCGAACTCGGGGATACTTAAGGGTTCCCGATTCCTGGAACCGTTTCCGTACCCTGGATAAAGAACATGGAGGAGAAGGTACCGGGACCTACGATCTTAAAATTCTATTGGATCGACCGATTCCGAACTTAGCCCTTCAGATCAACGACGTCTCGACTGCTTACCGTATTTTCGCAAACGGTAAACTATTATTGGAGAATGGGAAAGTAGGCCTCAGAAAAGAAGAGATGGTCCCCTCTTATAAACATCCGATCGTATTTCTACCGGAAGGGCCAACCGAACTAAGTATCAGATTTCAAGTTTCGAATTTTTATCATGTCACCGGTGGACTTAGAAAATCGATCCAAATCGGCAGAATACGATCGATCTTCGAATCCAAGAAGTCAGAAGCTTCGTTAGGCTGGCTTGTTTTCGGCTCTACCTTCCTCATGGGGCTTTATCATTTAATTCTTTATTTGATGAGAAGAATAGATCGCTCGGCGCTTTGGTTCGGGCTATTTTGCGTGGACGTAAGCGTGAGAACCTTCTTTACGGGTTCGGTATTCATATATGAAAGTCTTCCCGACGAATATTGGACTTACATTCATAAGGTGGATATTCTCAGCTTTATTATCGCGATTCCGCTCTTCTCTTATTTTTTAGGCAGCGTTTTCCCGAAAGAATTTCATCTGTATGCGCTTCGGGGAATATTTCTGATATCGTTACTATTTGCGGGAATCGTGATGATTCTGCCCTCCGCAAAGTATATGTGGTGGATACGGATCTTTCAGGCGATCGTAATTCTTCTAACTCCGTACCTTATTTACACAATGATCATGACTCTCTTGAGAAAAAGGGAAGGAGCTCTTTTATTTTTACTCGGAGGTTTCATTTTATTCCTGACGACATTCAACGATATCTTCACTCAAGCTCTCTGGATTAAATCCGGATACCTTGCGAACTGGGGATTACTCGCTTTCCTATTCTCCCAAACGACGATGCTTTCGATCCGATTCTCGAATGCCTTTGTCAGATTGGAAGAACTACAAAAGTCGTTAGAACTTAAAGTAGTGGAGAGAACGAAGGAATTGCGGGACGCAAAGAGAGTCGCGGAGGAAGCGAACGCCCTAAAGGACACGTTCATATCCCTCGTCACACACGATTTACGATCGCCATTGGCGAATATTATAGGCGTCTTGCAATTAATTCGAAGCGAATACGATTCGATGGATGATAGATCCATAATGGATTGGTTGGAGCGCATCGAAAAAATTTCCACACAATCTCTCGAAATGATCTCCACGCTGCTCGATTTAAATCGACTGCGATCAGGATCGTTTCCGTTGGATAATGTCCCGATCGATTTAAATCCGGAAATCGAGCAGGTGCTCAGCAAATTTTGGAGCCAAGCGAAATTTAAGAATATAACGATCGAAAACAAGATTCCGGAAAATGCAGAAATGGTAATGGATAAGACTTTATTGGCCGCCATTTTTGCGAATCTAGTTTCGAATGCTATCAAGTTCTGTAGAGACGGCGGACGAATCGAAATAGAATTCTCTCGAAAACCAGATTCGACGGAATTTATCGTACGCGATACGGGAGTCGGAATCCCCGAGGATATGATTCCACATTTATTTTCGACGGACTCTAAATCGACAAGATATGGAACCAGAAACGAAGTCGGAACCGGTTTGGGATTATCGTTAGTTTATAGCATCATTCAGGCGTATCACGGAAAAATTTCGGTTCAATCGGATCTAGAAATCGGGACTACCTTTACCTTTTCGATCCCTCAATCGTCATTGAACGCATAA